The Lutra lutra chromosome 1, mLutLut1.2, whole genome shotgun sequence genomic sequence TATCCTCCATGCAGCTGTCATATAGAAATTCTTACTTGCATGATATGCAGAAAGGCATAAGGATTTTCACAGGGTTGTTGAAATAAGCAATTGATAAATAGAATGAAGTTAATTCCTCAGTTAATACTATGTATCACTTGAAGTGCTATTATCTAGATTTAAACACAATGTTGTAGTAAATAAGGACACTTTATATGCAGTGTGTCTAGTACATACTATTTAGGTAAATTTTCAAGAAAACCTtttgtaaatacataaataataacatCATGGAAACACCCAAAGAAAATATACCCACCTAATTAATGACAGTGGTTGCTTTGGGGGACAGATGTGCAGGGCAATGAGATCATGCAGGGATTTAAAGAAAGCTAAAATTTTATCAGTAATATTTCAAATCTCTGTAAAATATGAGTCTGGAAGCAAATATTAgtaaatgcttatattttaatatagctATTGGGTATTCATTATAGCAATCATAGGTAATATTCACTGACCATATTCTAGGTGCCCGGCAATATCTTAAAGCATTGTTCTTGACCCTGCTGTACATTAGCACCACCAAGAATCATGCAtgtaaagattattatttaattGGCTCTAGGCAGTGGACAGGACATCAGTACATTTTACAATATTAATGGGTAAGTATAATAATCAACTAAGATTGAGAACCACAGGTCTGAgcactttatgttttatttaatttcttcaaacAACCCAATAAGGTAAGTTCAGTTGTTATTACCATTTTACCAATGTGGAAACTCCCCAGGTGTTTGTTATGTTAGTCTTTGTACTTTAATCTTTGgatttttctctaaattaaacCACAGTGAAACCTGTCAAGAGAAATGAATATCAGAGTTGCCTTCagggaatttattaaaaaataattgtatttaggGTTGGCTGGCTGGTTTAGTCAgtggagtgtgcgactcttgatctcagggtcgtgggtttggttgggtgtggagattgcttcaaaagaaaatcttaaaaaaattattgtatttaaggagaattgatttttttgtttacttatgtatttacttatttctttattttcagcaacatggatggacctagagggtattatgttaagtgaaataagtcagagaaagacaaatgccatatgatttcactcatatggggaatttaagaaacaaaagaaatgaacaaacaaaaaaagacaaaaaaatcccAGACTCttaagtggaatttttaaaagaatgaattaaggAGAATTCTCCTTGTTTCAGTAAAGATTGAAGTTAAGGAAGCATAAGAAGGATCGATTTCAGACCTGGTTCTGGGGGCCTTGTATGGTCCTAAATTCCTTGATTATAAATAAGAGAGTTGGATTTCATGAGGGCAGAGCACTTCCAAATGTTTGGGTTTAGAAATACAtataaggggacgcctgggtggctcggttggttaagcagctgcctttggctcaggtcatgatcccagcgtcctgggatcgagtcccacatcgggctccttgctcatcagggagcctgcttctccctctgcctctgcctgccattctgtctgcctgtgcttgctctctctccctctctctctctgacaaataaataaataaaatcttaaaaaaaaaagaaatacatataagCCCTTTTACCAATGCCAAACTACTGCAAAATAGAGACCAAAACCCCCCCAAAGAGCGGTGTCAAACACCAGTGTCAATTTCCCTGAGATTGTGTAAGGTTGATATTTAATCCTGCATAAAATGAGAGAtaggaagaaagtattttttacaaattaattattgTTTAATAACTCAGAGCTGCATTGTACACTAATACCATCTATGGGGTCAGTGATACCGCATGATTTTGTGCATTTAACCCAAACATACTCATCAAAATTTGAAGTCTATCAGGCCCACAGTTAagagttatatttaaaaagactttaaaaagacaACGCACATATTTGAGTGAGCATTTATTTCCATGGAGAGATGTCAAAAACCAGAGACTGATGAAAACCCCTGAAGATAATGAACACATCAAAAAAATCTTTCTGATTACAaacatttgattttaatttagaGTGTCAATAATGTAGTTCTAGCAATTATAAAGCTTATCAATATTCTAAAGGGAATTTCTTGCacttatttgaataaaataaggCTGTTTCTAAGTGTCCTTtaattagaatgattttttttccttaaagggaGAAGAATGTTTCCTATTCGGTATGCTTCTTTAAGAGTATTTTGTGGTAATGATGGATTTGTCAATTATCTCCAAACGTTCATGCTCCTCTAACATTCTTCAGTTGAGTGTTTTTAAAGCATGTATAGAGAGATGTGAATAACACAGAAATCAATGCGGCAACAGTTCTAAGAAAATTAGATCTGAGACACAGAAAGATTGCTGAAGACACTGGAATATATGGCCCCATGTGTGAATATTTTACTTGTGAATTGCTTGAATATGCAATGGGGACACAGTACCGGATGCCCATTCACTTCGTTCACTTTCCcaaccctcttttctttttcagaaggtGTCCAAGCTACATAGAACCACAAAATCTAACACGTGTCTCAGAATTCTTCCTCACGGGACTCTCAGATGATCCAGAACTGCAACCCCTTCTCTTTGGGCTGTTCCTGTCCATGTACCTGGTCACCTTGCTTGGGAACCTGCTCATCATCCAGGCCGTCTGCTCTGACCCCCACatccacacccccatgtacttcttcctgtcCAACCTGTCCTTGGCTGACATTGGTTTCACTTCTACCACAATACCTAAGATGATCGTGGACATCCAAACTCAGAGCACAGCCATCTCCTATATGGGTTGCCTGACTCAGATgtctttttttatgctttttggaTCTTTGGATAGTCTCCTCCTGGCTGTGATGGCATATGACCGGTTCGTGGCCATCTGTCACCCCCTGCGCTACTTGGTCATCATGAACCCCCGCCTCTGTGGCCTGCTGGTTTTGACATCTTTTTTCATCAGCCTGTTGGTCTCCCAGATGCACAATTCAGTTGTGTTGCAACTCACCTATTTCAAGGATGtggaaatttctcatttcttctgtgACCCTTCTCAGCTCCTGAACCTTGCCTGTTCTGACACTTTCACCAACAACATAGTCATGTATTTTGTTGGTGCCATCTCTGGCTTTCTCCCTATCTCAGGGATCcttttttcttactataaaatTGTCTCCTCCATTCTGAGAGTCCCATCCACAGGTGGGCAGCACAAAGCCTTCTCCACCTGTGGCTCCCACCTGTcagttgtttgcttgttttatggAACAGGCCTTGGGGTGTATCTCAGTTCAGCTGTCTCACGTTCTCCCAGGAAAGGTGCAGTGGCCTCAGTGGTGTATACTGTGGTAACCCCCATGCTGAACCCTTTCATCTACAGCCTGAGGAATAGGGACATCAAAAGGGCTATGTGGAGGCTCTTCAGCAAAACCATCTGATCGCAGCACCCATGCCATCCATTTGGAGTGTAGGTTGGAAAGTGCAGCAAAACTCAGCACCTAGACCTGGAAATCCTACCTCTCTCACCACATCATTTTTGTAGTTGTTATGGCTTTCATCTTTCTCCTCGCTTAACATCTGAAAATTGCTTTCTTCCCTATGTCTTAAATGGGACTGAGGGAGTATTCTGGGGCCCCTTGTATATCATAATTACTGCATGAGTAAATTTTATTGTATCTACGGAGACTCTGTGCTTTATCATTGGCTACCCAAGCATCCCAGAAAGATGAGCAATTTTccttctatatatttaaaattcacatatttcCCACAGTTCTTGTGTATTTTCCATACAAATCACTTATTTATCCAATTGGTTTGTGCAGGTTATGTGAATGGAGGTATGtcactggttctcaaacttggtatttttttatttgtttattttcgaGTACAATTAaatatagtgttttattagttttgggggtacaatatgattcaacagttctatacatttctcagtgctcatcaagataggtgtactcttttaaaagattttatttatttatttatttgagagagagagagagagaaacacacatggagaagggaggggcagaggtagagggagaatcagactacccactcagtggggagccgaaCTTGAGGTGATCctagaaccccaagatcatgacctgagccaaaggcagacacttaactgactgagcctcccaggcacctcaagagaagtgtactcttaatcccctttaactatttcacctatccctccacccatctctcctccagcaatcaccaatttgttctctgtttttaaaagtctgtttttttgtctctttttttctttgttcatttgttttgtttcttaaattcaacataggcgtgaaatcatacgatatttgtttttttctgattgacaCATTTCACTTAACCTCATAGCCcgtaggcccatccatgttgtcaggAAAGATGCAAAGATAGGACTTAGAAAGTTACGATGTACAACTATCCACATCTCTGTTTATCTATtagaaaaaacagataaaccaaaaccatagtttgtttgttttcaagggCTGAGAACCCCAcagaaatctaagaaaatataCTCTGGAGCGAGTTGATTCCTTTCTAGTTAGCAGAAATCACAACCACTGGGGACATCTGTTAAATTTGGGAATGGAATGGCTATGAATTGGCTTACCAGTGGTGGAGGGGCTCTCCTGGTATAACAGAAacc encodes the following:
- the LOC125085286 gene encoding putative gustatory receptor clone PTE01; this encodes MPIHFVHFPNPLFFFRRCPSYIEPQNLTRVSEFFLTGLSDDPELQPLLFGLFLSMYLVTLLGNLLIIQAVCSDPHIHTPMYFFLSNLSLADIGFTSTTIPKMIVDIQTQSTAISYMGCLTQMSFFMLFGSLDSLLLAVMAYDRFVAICHPLRYLVIMNPRLCGLLVLTSFFISLLVSQMHNSVVLQLTYFKDVEISHFFCDPSQLLNLACSDTFTNNIVMYFVGAISGFLPISGILFSYYKIVSSILRVPSTGGQHKAFSTCGSHLSVVCLFYGTGLGVYLSSAVSRSPRKGAVASVVYTVVTPMLNPFIYSLRNRDIKRAMWRLFSKTI